One genomic region from Candidatus Nomurabacteria bacterium encodes:
- the groL gene encoding chaperonin GroEL (60 kDa chaperone family; promotes refolding of misfolded polypeptides especially under stressful conditions; forms two stacked rings of heptamers to form a barrel-shaped 14mer; ends can be capped by GroES; misfolded proteins enter the barrel where they are refolded when GroES binds) gives MAKKVFYDEDARRRVLEGARILYEAVKTTMGPKGRNVVISKSYGNPTVTHDGVTVAKGVEIEDKDDETLGYKVGAELIKQAANKMNDVAGDGTTTVTVLTYHILSEANKLIAAGHNPMLLRKGLESASQDVIAKLSGLSEDIKSNKKRVAEVATISAGDSEIGSLIADVIEKVGKDGVVTVEEGQSLELESEVVEGFTFDKGYVSALMVTDTTRMEAVYDKPAIVITDKKISSVQEFLPLLEKLAQAGKKDLVIIAEDVEGEVLGTLVLNKLKGVLNTVAVKAPSFGDRRKDVLQDIAILTGGVVISEEQGMTFENVELDVVGTARKIIVTKDETTIIEGAGRATDVKQRITQIVGQADNASSEYDKEQLDKRRASLQGKVAVIKVGGATETEIEEKKFRVDDAVAATKAALEEGIVPGGGVTLVNLAETIKIGGHDSSSAGAQLLKSALEQPFRILMLNSAINPDEWLPQVKKAKAGQGVNVNSPSKLVDLKSNGVVDPTRVTKEAIQNAVSIAGTSMTMGALVVDVPEKESPMPAGGGMGMGGGMGMM, from the coding sequence ATGGCAAAAAAAGTTTTTTATGATGAAGATGCTCGTCGACGAGTTCTAGAGGGTGCGCGAATTTTATACGAAGCAGTTAAAACTACTATGGGACCAAAAGGTCGAAATGTAGTGATTAGTAAGTCTTATGGCAACCCTACTGTTACACATGATGGAGTAACTGTTGCCAAAGGTGTAGAGATTGAAGATAAAGACGACGAGACTTTAGGCTACAAGGTTGGCGCTGAGCTTATCAAGCAAGCTGCAAATAAAATGAATGATGTGGCTGGTGACGGAACAACAACGGTAACTGTCTTGACATATCATATCCTTAGCGAGGCAAATAAATTAATTGCCGCGGGTCACAATCCAATGTTGCTCAGAAAAGGCCTAGAGTCAGCGTCTCAAGATGTAATTGCCAAGTTAAGTGGTCTAAGTGAAGATATTAAGAGCAACAAGAAACGGGTCGCCGAAGTCGCCACTATTAGCGCTGGTGATAGTGAAATTGGTAGTTTGATCGCTGATGTTATCGAAAAGGTTGGTAAAGATGGAGTTGTGACAGTTGAAGAAGGTCAGAGCCTAGAGCTTGAAAGTGAAGTTGTAGAAGGCTTTACTTTCGATAAGGGCTATGTAAGTGCCTTAATGGTCACTGATACGACTCGCATGGAGGCAGTATACGACAAGCCAGCAATCGTAATTACCGACAAGAAGATTAGTTCTGTGCAAGAATTTCTTCCGTTACTAGAAAAGCTTGCTCAAGCTGGGAAAAAGGATCTTGTAATTATCGCAGAGGATGTTGAGGGCGAGGTATTAGGAACCCTTGTACTCAATAAATTAAAGGGAGTACTAAATACAGTCGCCGTCAAAGCACCAAGCTTTGGTGATCGACGCAAAGATGTTTTGCAGGATATTGCAATACTAACTGGTGGTGTGGTAATCAGCGAAGAACAAGGTATGACATTCGAAAACGTTGAGCTTGATGTTGTCGGAACTGCTCGTAAAATTATTGTCACAAAGGATGAAACAACAATTATTGAAGGTGCAGGACGAGCAACAGATGTAAAACAAAGAATTACCCAGATTGTTGGACAGGCCGATAATGCTAGTAGTGAGTACGACAAAGAGCAGTTGGATAAACGACGTGCTTCATTGCAAGGTAAAGTAGCGGTAATTAAGGTTGGTGGTGCAACAGAGACAGAGATTGAGGAGAAGAAGTTCCGTGTTGATGATGCAGTTGCAGCCACAAAGGCGGCACTTGAAGAAGGCATCGTACCTGGAGGTGGAGTAACACTGGTGAATCTAGCAGAAACCATCAAAATTGGTGGTCATGATTCAAGTTCTGCTGGCGCTCAACTTCTAAAGAGTGCTTTAGAACAGCCATTCAGAATCTTGATGCTTAACTCTGCAATCAACCCAGATGAGTGGTTGCCACAAGTCAAAAAAGCAAAAGCAGGCCAAGGTGTCAATGTGAATAGCCCAAGTAAATTAGTAGACCTTAAATCTAATGGGGTTGTTGACCCAACAAGGGTAACAAAAGAGGCAATTCAAAATGCTGTTTCGATTGCCGGAACAAGTATGACCATGGGTGCTTTAGTTGTTGATGTACCAGAAAAAGAGTCTCCAATGCCAGCGGGTGGTGGAATGGGTATGGGTGGTGGAATGGGGATGATGTAA
- a CDS encoding ABC transporter ATP-binding protein: MRLSDTLFNVQTTNSSLISVKNLSKVYGKKENSFKALKGVSLTINKGDSLAIIGKSGSGKSTLMHILACLDRPTSGTYLFEGKNVNKLKPAELDRLRNERFGFVFQQFFMNANDTVIDNVALPLKIAGVGKKERQKLALETLAQVDLKDKAKNRAKNLSGGQKQRVCIARALINRPDVLFADEPTGNLDSVTGAQVEDILFKLNKEHGITLIIVTHDDDLAKKCNKRVYIKDGLIKKDEK, from the coding sequence ATGCGTTTATCTGATACACTCTTTAATGTGCAAACAACAAACTCATCATTAATATCCGTGAAAAATCTTTCTAAAGTTTATGGCAAAAAAGAGAATTCATTCAAGGCACTCAAAGGTGTATCGCTTACCATAAACAAGGGTGATAGTTTAGCAATTATTGGGAAGAGTGGCTCTGGCAAATCTACATTAATGCATATTCTTGCCTGCTTGGACCGTCCTACATCTGGAACTTATCTATTCGAAGGTAAAAACGTAAACAAACTTAAGCCTGCCGAACTAGATAGATTGCGGAATGAACGATTTGGTTTTGTGTTCCAGCAATTCTTTATGAATGCCAATGATACAGTTATAGATAATGTTGCGTTACCGTTAAAAATTGCAGGCGTAGGAAAAAAAGAACGACAAAAACTTGCTCTAGAGACATTAGCTCAGGTTGATTTGAAAGATAAAGCAAAAAACCGTGCAAAAAACTTAAGTGGAGGACAGAAGCAGCGCGTCTGCATTGCTAGAGCTTTAATAAATAGGCCTGACGTTCTCTTTGCAGACGAACCAACGGGTAACCTTGATAGCGTAACCGGCGCACAAGTTGAAGATATTTTGTTTAAACTTAATAAAGAGCATGGCATCACACTAATAATCGTTACGCATGATGATGATTTGGCAAAGAAATGCAATAAGCGGGTTTATATAAAAGATGGCTTGATTAAGAAAGACGAAAAGTAA
- a CDS encoding co-chaperone GroES, protein MTNKIQPMEDYVVVQAEETKTTTTSGLYIPDSAQEKPKTAKVVAVGSDVKGVKVGDKIIYKNEYEATTVKFGADEYTVVYKKNIIAIVK, encoded by the coding sequence ATGACAAATAAAATTCAACCAATGGAAGATTACGTGGTTGTTCAAGCGGAAGAAACAAAAACTACAACAACAAGCGGATTATATATTCCTGATTCTGCTCAAGAAAAGCCAAAGACTGCTAAGGTTGTTGCGGTTGGATCTGATGTTAAGGGCGTCAAGGTTGGCGACAAGATTATATACAAGAATGAGTATGAAGCGACAACAGTTAAGTTTGGTGCTGATGAATACACTGTAGTTTACAAAAAGAATATTATCGCAATTGTTAAATAA
- the tsaD gene encoding tRNA (adenosine(37)-N6)-threonylcarbamoyltransferase complex transferase subunit TsaD, translated as MIVLGIESSCDETSVGIVKNGDTLLACSTASSMNIHAKYGGVVPEIAAREHIQAMTPTLKDALNQSGLNWKDIDAIAVTNGAGLGGSLLIGVLTARTLAITKNKPLYACNHVEGHVYANFLTKTALSGYNLPKKQPNFPLLALIVSGGHTQLVLFQDHFNYQLLGQTHDDAIGEAFDKVAKILGLPYPGGPSIAKSASGGNPNALQLPKARMENRYDFSFSGLKTAVLRATQNILGVDHTFESFRLAERLNASQRKDISASFQRVAIETVVDKTLDAFRTYAVNSVVIAGGVASNLELRHQLSERLPIDVEYTDPKLCTDNGAMIATLGCFKMKCDQPTADPNSLDIEPNLSM; from the coding sequence ATGATTGTTCTGGGAATTGAAAGTAGTTGCGATGAAACATCCGTTGGTATTGTTAAAAATGGTGATACATTATTGGCCTGCTCAACTGCTAGCAGTATGAATATCCACGCCAAATATGGTGGTGTAGTACCAGAGATTGCTGCCCGTGAGCATATTCAAGCCATGACACCTACTCTAAAAGATGCACTTAATCAATCTGGGTTAAACTGGAAAGACATTGACGCCATTGCCGTTACTAATGGCGCTGGGCTAGGAGGCTCCTTGTTAATCGGGGTATTGACAGCGCGAACCTTGGCAATAACTAAAAATAAACCACTTTACGCCTGCAACCATGTCGAGGGTCATGTATATGCCAACTTCTTAACCAAAACGGCGCTATCTGGATACAACCTTCCAAAAAAACAGCCCAACTTCCCTCTTTTGGCGCTTATTGTCAGCGGTGGACATACACAACTAGTATTGTTCCAGGATCATTTTAACTACCAACTACTTGGCCAAACTCACGACGACGCGATTGGAGAGGCTTTTGATAAAGTAGCTAAAATCCTTGGCCTCCCCTACCCCGGAGGGCCAAGTATCGCAAAATCTGCCAGCGGAGGAAACCCAAATGCCTTGCAATTACCCAAAGCACGAATGGAAAACCGTTATGATTTTAGCTTCTCTGGGCTTAAAACAGCCGTTTTAAGGGCGACTCAGAACATTTTGGGTGTAGACCACACTTTTGAAAGTTTTCGGCTTGCAGAGCGTCTAAATGCCTCTCAGCGCAAAGATATTTCTGCAAGTTTTCAAAGAGTAGCAATAGAAACAGTCGTTGACAAAACACTCGACGCCTTTCGCACTTATGCCGTAAATAGCGTGGTCATTGCTGGGGGTGTTGCTTCTAACCTTGAGTTACGACATCAGTTATCTGAACGACTACCAATCGATGTTGAATATACTGATCCAAAACTCTGCACCGATAATGGCGCTATGATTGCTACTCTGGGGTGCTTTAAGATGAAATGTGATCAGCCGACAGCAGACCCTAATTCCCTAGATATTGAGCCTAATCTCTCGATGTAG
- a CDS encoding ABC transporter permease, translating into MRIWDIILTANSNLAKSKLRTFLTISAVFIGGLTLMLTNGVGAGLKTYVDKQVDAVGAKDVLLISAKSQTNENPIANAKPTEYNPDARPTGQFGQALLTSEDLATIKSEPGIKSVVPLYNIQAEYMTTGDKKWNTTVMQTTEGVNYPVSSGRRVNVTGKEREVTIPTEYVSALGFESPEDALNKKLTFGFKNALGKQFTLDATIVGIQETSIINGSQVTSNISFAKQANDAMTQGIPEFQKDQYMIAFAKFDNSFTDQQINDLKANLSKKGFDAKTLDDQLGIITSIISAITTFLNIFAGIALVAATFGIINTLMMAVAERTKEIGLMKALGMRKLKIFALFSFEAILIGFWGALVALGVANIVGRIGSSIASETLFKDFDGLSLFSFPSLPMIGIILVIVAISFVAGTLPARRASKLDPIEALRYE; encoded by the coding sequence ATGCGAATTTGGGACATCATACTAACCGCAAATTCAAACTTAGCTAAAAGTAAATTACGGACTTTTTTGACAATTTCTGCTGTTTTTATCGGGGGTTTAACCTTAATGCTGACCAACGGTGTCGGAGCCGGGCTAAAAACATATGTTGACAAACAGGTTGATGCGGTTGGAGCCAAGGATGTTTTGCTGATTTCAGCAAAAAGCCAAACCAACGAAAACCCCATCGCCAACGCCAAACCAACGGAATACAACCCAGACGCTCGTCCTACTGGTCAATTTGGGCAAGCATTGCTAACATCAGAGGATCTTGCCACTATAAAATCGGAGCCAGGGATAAAGTCGGTTGTACCTCTGTACAATATTCAAGCCGAATACATGACTACGGGTGACAAAAAATGGAATACTACAGTAATGCAAACTACTGAAGGAGTAAACTATCCTGTATCTAGTGGCCGTAGAGTTAATGTTACGGGCAAAGAGCGTGAGGTCACCATACCTACAGAATATGTGTCGGCTCTTGGTTTTGAGTCACCAGAAGATGCATTGAATAAAAAATTGACTTTTGGCTTCAAGAACGCCCTTGGCAAACAATTCACTTTAGATGCAACAATTGTGGGAATCCAAGAAACCAGTATCATTAATGGTAGTCAGGTAACTAGCAACATCTCTTTTGCTAAACAAGCAAATGATGCTATGACTCAAGGGATCCCAGAGTTTCAAAAAGATCAATACATGATTGCATTCGCCAAGTTTGATAATAGTTTTACTGATCAACAAATTAATGACCTTAAAGCAAATCTATCCAAAAAGGGGTTTGATGCAAAAACCCTGGACGATCAATTAGGCATCATAACAAGTATTATTAGCGCCATAACAACCTTCCTTAATATTTTTGCCGGAATCGCTCTAGTGGCAGCTACTTTTGGTATTATCAACACCTTGATGATGGCAGTAGCTGAGCGAACCAAAGAAATAGGACTAATGAAGGCTTTGGGCATGAGAAAATTAAAAATCTTTGCCTTGTTTAGTTTTGAGGCCATCTTGATTGGTTTTTGGGGTGCACTCGTTGCCTTAGGTGTAGCAAATATTGTGGGTCGCATTGGCAGTAGTATCGCTTCGGAAACTTTATTTAAAGATTTTGATGGGCTCAGCTTATTTTCTTTCCCTTCCCTTCCAATGATAGGCATTATTTTGGTAATAGTTGCTATATCATTTGTTGCGGGCACGTTACCAGCACGTCGGGCTAGTAAACTCGACCCCATAGAAGCACTACGCTACGAATAA
- a CDS encoding UDP-N-acetylmuramoyl-L-alanyl-D-glutamate--2,6-diaminopimelate ligase: MNSRKLVKSIIPKGAFKHIEPYGHWAEAIIAQQKSGYPAKKLKVIGVTGTDGKTTTCMLIASILRSAGHKTAMITTASVDFGDGEGEQENPTQLTTGSAKQLNRLISTINNNGVEWLVLEVSSHALWQRRVWGIPFTLAVLTNLSPEHLDYHETFENYRKAKERLFKLANTNKHGLKTGIINADDKSAEYFKHDIQTAVTYGINKGDLRASKIESTLKGNNFLATIDGDVYKIKSPLIGGFNVYNVLAGVAVGRIVGLSPKDIEKGVANLAYVNGRMMPIDEGQNFHVLIDYAVTPGAIESVLTTTRHLAGKGKLHIVFGATGDRDKTKRPKMGEVASKLADKVYLTDDETYTENAEAIRQAVYGGVKKNYRSKVTMYADRTKAIESALKNAKKGDVVIISGIGHQTTRNMGGKKIAWSDIDVTKKVLKK; this comes from the coding sequence ATGAATAGCCGAAAACTGGTTAAATCAATAATACCAAAAGGAGCGTTTAAGCACATAGAGCCGTATGGTCACTGGGCCGAGGCAATTATTGCCCAGCAAAAGTCAGGGTATCCTGCAAAGAAGCTGAAGGTTATTGGGGTAACTGGCACTGATGGCAAAACAACGACTTGTATGTTGATTGCTAGCATATTGCGTAGTGCGGGTCATAAAACAGCAATGATTACCACTGCTTCGGTGGATTTTGGTGATGGAGAAGGCGAACAAGAAAACCCAACACAATTGACCACAGGGAGTGCTAAGCAACTTAATCGTTTGATATCAACAATTAACAATAACGGTGTAGAGTGGCTTGTTTTAGAAGTTTCTAGTCATGCTTTGTGGCAACGGCGGGTCTGGGGGATCCCTTTTACCTTAGCGGTGCTAACAAACTTGAGCCCAGAGCATCTGGATTATCATGAAACTTTTGAAAACTATCGTAAAGCAAAAGAAAGACTCTTTAAGCTAGCAAACACCAATAAACATGGTTTGAAAACTGGAATTATCAATGCTGATGACAAGTCTGCAGAATACTTTAAGCACGATATTCAGACTGCCGTAACCTACGGAATTAACAAGGGCGATTTGAGGGCATCGAAAATAGAATCAACATTAAAAGGTAACAATTTCTTAGCTACCATAGATGGTGATGTTTACAAAATCAAATCTCCATTAATCGGTGGTTTTAATGTCTATAACGTACTAGCAGGTGTGGCTGTGGGGCGAATTGTTGGTTTATCACCCAAAGATATCGAAAAAGGAGTTGCCAATTTAGCTTATGTGAATGGTCGAATGATGCCGATTGATGAAGGGCAAAATTTTCATGTCTTAATTGATTATGCGGTTACTCCAGGGGCAATCGAAAGCGTACTAACAACAACACGCCATTTAGCAGGGAAGGGCAAGTTACACATTGTGTTTGGCGCAACTGGGGATCGTGACAAAACAAAGCGTCCTAAAATGGGTGAAGTAGCTAGCAAGCTCGCAGATAAAGTTTACTTAACAGATGATGAAACATACACTGAGAATGCTGAGGCAATCAGACAAGCGGTTTACGGTGGTGTTAAGAAGAATTATCGCTCAAAAGTCACCATGTATGCTGATCGTACTAAAGCAATTGAGTCGGCATTAAAAAATGCCAAGAAGGGTGATGTGGTCATAATATCTGGTATTGGACACCAAACAACTCGCAATATGGGTGGCAAAAAGATTGCCTGGAGTGATATAGATGTGACTAAAAAAGTTCTAAAAAAATAA
- a CDS encoding PIG-L family deacetylase, whose amino-acid sequence MKLRTPEDIKKLGVILGVWAHPDDETFSSGGILANAIANGQRVVCLTATSGEQGVQDELKWPRSKLAEIRKAEHDEAYKILGITEHHWLGYKDGLCKSNNLVAIETIRQFINKIQPDTILTFGADGLTGHTDHQAVHKWVTKANISAEKKAKIYQAVITTEQYEASLIRLDERLNFFFNIDHPKLKKEKDCDICLNLDKELFDIKYRALQAMPSQTQKMMDIFDRGTLVSAFSTEAFIKYNS is encoded by the coding sequence ATGAAATTACGTACTCCAGAAGATATAAAAAAGCTTGGTGTGATTCTTGGTGTCTGGGCTCATCCGGATGATGAAACTTTCTCTTCTGGTGGTATTTTGGCGAATGCCATAGCTAATGGCCAAAGAGTAGTTTGCTTAACAGCCACTAGTGGCGAGCAGGGTGTTCAAGATGAGCTAAAATGGCCAAGGTCAAAGCTTGCAGAAATTCGTAAAGCAGAGCATGACGAGGCTTATAAAATTCTAGGAATTACCGAGCATCATTGGCTTGGATATAAAGATGGGCTTTGTAAATCAAACAACCTTGTCGCGATCGAGACCATACGACAATTTATTAACAAAATACAACCAGATACTATATTAACTTTCGGTGCTGATGGCCTAACCGGTCACACCGACCATCAAGCAGTTCATAAATGGGTTACCAAAGCTAATATTAGTGCAGAGAAAAAAGCAAAAATATATCAAGCAGTTATAACAACTGAGCAATACGAAGCGTCGCTAATTAGGCTCGATGAACGTCTTAACTTCTTTTTTAATATCGATCATCCGAAGCTAAAAAAAGAAAAAGATTGTGACATTTGCCTTAATCTTGACAAAGAATTATTCGATATAAAGTATCGTGCACTGCAGGCAATGCCGTCACAAACTCAGAAGATGATGGATATCTTTGATAGAGGTACATTAGTTAGTGCTTTTTCTACCGAAGCTTTTATTAAATACAATTCTTAA
- a CDS encoding bifunctional phosphoglucose/phosphomannose isomerase: protein MLDDLKYIHQRDKSDALGIAQNQTDQYLHNFGFSWNPSKTIHEVIVAGMGGSGLASKAYANTSSINVPFATLQDYELPDRVNENTLLICSSYSGNTEEVISVFQQAFGEQFADSRPMVVAISSGGKLEELAIQNNVPHLKLPIGYQPRFTFGYQYRALAEVMASTSLVDGEISAIERSSKNLPTHIEGWLPQVPTSRNLAKQIVLDVVGKSPVVYSSTKLFPGAYKWKISFNENAKNIAWCNQFPEFNHNEFLGWSSHPIQKPYAPVFLVSDFDHPRIKKRFSLTSKLLSGKMPTPIVVNVLGETPIERLFFTVALGDFVSLYLALLNNIDPTPVELIEKLKNELN from the coding sequence GTGTTAGATGACCTGAAGTATATTCATCAAAGAGATAAAAGTGATGCGCTAGGCATAGCACAAAATCAAACAGACCAATATTTACATAATTTTGGATTTAGTTGGAATCCCTCAAAAACAATACATGAAGTTATAGTGGCTGGTATGGGGGGGTCAGGTCTTGCTAGCAAAGCTTATGCAAATACAAGCAGTATTAATGTTCCGTTCGCTACACTTCAAGATTACGAGCTACCAGACAGGGTGAATGAAAATACTTTGTTGATATGTTCAAGCTATTCAGGAAACACAGAAGAAGTGATAAGCGTTTTTCAACAAGCATTTGGTGAACAATTTGCTGACTCCCGGCCTATGGTGGTGGCTATATCATCTGGCGGTAAGCTTGAGGAGTTGGCTATACAAAACAATGTACCTCACCTCAAACTACCAATTGGATATCAACCACGATTTACTTTTGGCTATCAGTATAGAGCTTTAGCTGAGGTGATGGCATCAACGTCATTAGTAGATGGCGAAATAAGTGCTATTGAAAGGAGCTCCAAAAATCTACCAACACATATTGAAGGCTGGTTACCACAAGTACCAACTAGTAGAAATCTAGCAAAACAAATCGTACTTGATGTTGTTGGTAAATCCCCGGTGGTTTATTCTAGCACCAAATTGTTTCCAGGAGCATATAAATGGAAGATTAGCTTTAATGAAAATGCAAAAAACATTGCCTGGTGTAACCAGTTTCCTGAGTTTAATCACAACGAGTTTCTTGGGTGGTCTAGTCATCCAATTCAAAAACCATATGCCCCAGTTTTTTTGGTTTCAGATTTTGATCATCCTCGGATAAAAAAGCGATTTTCGCTAACAAGTAAACTTCTTTCTGGTAAAATGCCTACTCCGATAGTTGTTAATGTTTTGGGAGAGACGCCTATAGAGAGGTTATTTTTTACTGTAGCATTAGGTGACTTTGTAAGTTTGTATCTTGCTTTGTTAAATAATATTGACCCCACACCCGTGGAACTAATAGAAAAACTTAAAAATGAACTCAATTAA